The Mucilaginibacter terrae region CCTTTTCCTCATGAATAGCATTGTGTTGCGGCGATGCGCTTTTGCTGATGGCCTTGAGTATCTGGTCGGCAAATGATTCGGGCGAGAACTGGTGGGCAGCGGTTACCTGTAATATGGCTATGCAATGGGTGAGCATTTGGCTAAGACTAAGTTTACCACGACGGGGTTTGCTCTGTGCGGTGAGGTTGTTAATGCGGCTTATAATATCGGTATGGTTGTGTTGTAGCGTTTTCATGGTGATGGTTGTTAACCCCCTCTAAATCTCCCCCGGAGGGGGAGACTTGAAGAAGTATTGTTCGAGATAACATTTTGGCAAAGGGGAGAGTTTACATCTCATCAGCGCTTGGCCCGTAAGAACCGGGGATCGGAATATCCAGCAGGCGCAGGAATACACCTAATTGTGCACGGTGATGGCTCATTTGACCGAAAGCCATGCGGATAACCTCATACTTGGTGCGTTTACTGATGACGTGATCGCCGTTACGGAGGGTCCAGATTTCAGAATATTGGCCTTCGGTTGCCTGTGCTAATTGGGCTGTACCGTTGGCAACTGCGCGGTCAAAGGCATTAAGTAACACACCGTT contains the following coding sequences:
- a CDS encoding DinB family protein, producing the protein MNITPLLLKELDEETKTTRKFLEIVPEDKYDWQPHPKSMTVRRLAAHIADLPNWIAMALTTAELDFANNDWKEEVINDNGVLLNAFDRAVANGTAQLAQATEGQYSEIWTLRNGDHVISKRTKYEVIRMAFGQMSHHRAQLGVFLRLLDIPIPGSYGPSADEM